ACCTCCCAAGGCATGTAAGGAAGTCGTCCCTGCTGATCTTTTCGTCACCATCAACATCGAACGTCTTGAACAGCCTCAGCATCTGTCAAAGGTTACATTTTCAGATGATTGGCATCTTGATGGTAACACATACACGTTTGTAGCAGAGGAGCGACGGAGACTTACCCCGTCATCAGACGGTAGAAGCATGCTTAACCGCAGGACGTCAGCTAGCTGCCCCCTGGAGATGTCGGATGTTTCAGGATCCCTGCACTTCTCAAAGGCGGTCTCACACGCACCCTGGAACAATGGTTGCTTCCTCAGGTGTGCACACCCAACCAAGAACTGCACACATGATACACGGTCTCACAGTGCATTACACAATTCTTGCTGTTGTATGTAAAACTGCATGGGTCTTGTAAAATCCAATTGAACATTGAAGTTGATACCTGACGGAATGTAATCGAATCCGTAATGCCAGAATTGAAGTAGTGAAATATCTGCAAAAAGAGTAGAAGTTCAGCAAAGTGGGCAATCCAGTTAAGCAAGGTAGCATTCGCTGTAACTTTTTCAGTACCTTCTTGCACAGAGGACTGCAATCCAGACCAAAATGAGCCCAAAACTCTTGTGCTTTCACACGTCCACTGCCAGGGTTTAAATAGCGTTATTTATCATGTATTTGTGAAACAACAGAATAACCTAGACTTGGTAAAGCATGATGGCAGTTCTCCGTTAAGGAATGAGTAGTCTTACTCGCTATCTGGATTCATAGCCAAGAAGTTTTCCAATAGCTCCATGGCTTCTGCTGTGTTTACACCATACATCTGGTAGACAGCAAAATCAGATACAATGCTGGATTTCATGATTGATTGATACAACAGAATTTGGACACCACATACAGGCACACTAATACGTAATTAATCATTCTTGTAGGGAATAATTAGGCATTAGTGTAAGCAACATTTCACTAATAATTAAATACAATATTTTCCTTGTTTAGCTTGATAGATTTTGACAGCTGCAGCATTATCATACTGCAAACACATCTAAATAGTGTAGTTCTGGAAAGACTTACATCTTTTACCCAAGCCATTTGTACCATGTAATTTGAGCAATTAGCCTGCAAATAGAAAAGTCAGCGTATTAGGGACGAATTCCTAGGGATGGGGTATCCACTTCGAGTTAATTAAGTACATAAATTTTGAAGGATTTCAGTTGGCATAATAAACAAAGGTCAAAGTGTTTGGGGGTTCAGAGTGAAGATCATGTTATATACATATGCATAGCCTTTTTACCTTTCCAGCTTCTACTGCTCGTGCCATGATCATTGAATCACCATATGAATAAGAAGTGGGTAAAACATTAAGGGCATGTGCCATAGCATAGCTGGTCTGCAGAAATAAAAGGTTGTAGGGAAGGCATCATTATCGTGCTTCTATTGAAATGCACAGGATGTCGAATGACAAATTTATTTGAGATGAAGATATTTACATCCTCTGCAAAATGAAGGGCATTCTCTTGCTTGATCTCAGGAGGGTAGACAACAGGGAGGTACTCTACCTGCATATTAGATGATCCATCTGATGAGCTAATTGTGTAAGGTGCAAGTGCCAAAACTCAGCAGGCATGCATACCTCCataaaattatgaaactggGTGAACATCTTAAACATGAGCTTTAACAACGATATATTTCCCCTGAAACACAAAATAAggtataaaataaaaaaatgttGAGGCAACAAAAAGAAGAATGTCTATCGAAAAGAATATCCATAGAGAAAGCTCACCATGATTGATCAAAGTGCACATGTGGATAACGGACAACAACAGGTTGAACAGGGTAGCCAGGTATGAATGCGCCATGTTGGAAAGAAATCAGGAATCTCCCATTTGTTGTGGTGCCTTCAGGGAATAACAGGACCCGTGGGAAGCTATTGCAAGCTGCCTTTCTCTGTAAGGACATCCTAGAGAGTATGTACCATATGAACAAATAACTAAAAGACAATCATGTTATTCTAGGACGACTAGGCTAATATTGATTTTTAAGGATCAATTATGATATCTGAAGAGGAAGCACTACCTTTTGCTTCCTCTTCTCTGCTTGTTAATTTTTCCATACATCATGTCAACGTAAACTAGTGTTATTCAATAGCTTACAGTTATGTATAAAACAATGAGATGACTAAGTGACTAACATGTGACCACTGCAATACAGCAATTTTAAAACCAAACAAGTGATTTCACATGATTAATAAAAGCATGAGGAGAAGCTATGGGTATGAGAGAGCCGTCTTACCTTTATTTCATTTACAGCAGCCTTCCTAGAAGCTGGTGAGAATCTATCAACATATATAACCTGGAAAAAGGTACACGTCTTAGAAGAGACTTGCAAATTTCCACATTATCACAAGAAGATGGAAATAGTTTTACCTGCATCGCCCGAATAATTGTTCCAACAAACGGTAGGGCATCATGAGACTCAGATGAAACAATGGTTGGGAACAATTCATAGAAGAAGAATATGGGTTCTATGTACGAGACATGATTGGAAACAACTATAGGTGCGAGATCCCTAGGAGCAggccttcctttctttctgatCCAGTGGTACCTGATAAAAAAAAAAGGAGTGACCAACTAAGATCAGAGAGTATACACATACACTAGTATCTCAAGTAAAGAAACTATGAGAAACAGTATCCAGCCAAAAACTGCTCAGATCATCTCAACTTAAACAAGCTGGAGAAGGAGCTGTCCAAAAAGAACTTTCATAAGCCGAACAAAACTACGATCTGAAATAGATACATGTGGCAAGCAGATGGCACACATTGTCCATGCTAAAGTTTTGAGTGCAGATTTTGAAAGCCGAACACAGAAGTAGCACAACTATGACGGTCCAGTTTTCAAATTATCTCAAGGCAATATGCGGTAATGTTAATAATCATGGTATTAATGCAATCCCTCACCAGTCGCTGCCTATCCTGGGCAATTCCCCCCTACTGAAATCATTGCAAAGGACCACACAGGACTACAGGAGGAACTCCCGTTTGCATGGTACACCCAGGTGGTCACTTCCGAACTTCCAGAATGCACATGCACAGCATATCAGTTTGTCCATCACGTTTTTCATCTCCAGTTCCAGATGTAGGACAGCTGAACGCGTCGTACAAGCAGTTCAACAGCGGTTTCTAACCCGTCCGTGCTACCCATACCCTGTTGGTCTTCTCCGAGCCGCAATTGGTGCAGCACCAGCACGCCATAAACGACATCTCCCGCACGGACATTCACCTTCCATACAGCGTCGTCCTACCAACCAAATCATTGAGGCGCCCAAGAAGACCTCACGTGCTGCAATCACCAGCCCCCCAAATCCAGCAGACCAACCCGCATCTCACAATCGCGTCATCCACCCAGAGAATTCAAACACCTCCTCTCGCTACACAAATCTAATCATCTAAATTAAAAACAGGTAGCCAGAAATTAAGCGATTAGGTGCTCAGATTTAgatcaaaagtactcgagtttACCGATCCAGACCCAATCCGAGCGTGGAATTGCGCTTGGCGATCTAGCAAGGAGCCACTCACCCGAATGAGAAGAGGATGCAGCGGGCGGAGATCCGCGTGATCCACATGAGTCGGCGCCGCCACGCCGGCATGGGCCCGGCGCCCTCCCGCGGCCGGTCCTGCACGTCGGCCCACCCGCGCAGCGCCACCCAGGTCGCCGCGTACCCGATCGCGATGGAGAGCCCGAACAGCGCCAGCCGCAGCGCCGCGACCGGCAGGAGGAGCAGCGTCCTCGCCCACGCGTAGacgccgccgccccacgccgGCGTCGCGTTGCGGAACGGGTCCGCCGGGGACACGCCCCGGTCCCGCGGCGGCCGATCCTCCGAGAGGAACGCGAACGGGTCCCCGCCGGCGTCGCACACGGAGGCCGCGGCGTCGCTGTCgtcgcggtggtggtggcggtggttgTTGGCGTGCCCGttggcggcgcgggcgggcgcgatGGAGCCCGAGAGCAGCGGCGTGGAGAGGGAGGCGGGGCTAGGGCTCGTGGAGGCcatcggaggcggcggcgggggagcggAGGAGCGAGGCGAGCAATGGAAGGTCGGAGGAGGAGAGTTGTGGCTTTTATCAAAGCGAGGCCAATAGGCCAATAACGAGCGGGGAGGGGAGGAAGGAGACGTTCCTTTGTTTGTGGTCGTGGTCTCCTTTTTGCGTTTTTTGCTTACGGGCCCTCGCagttttgggggggggggggggcatttATTGGGATTTTTTAGAATCGTTTCGTTTTCACTGGCCTTTTCTTTTATTTAAACGCTCTTGCGTTTCCACGTGTTGTTTATTTAGATAGTCTATAGGAGGATGAACTGCTAGAAGAATTTCAGATCCTGGACTGGATGCCAGGTTCATCTTTTCTTTTTTCGAAAAGATAGATAGGGGCTGTGGAGTGCTTGAGTTGTCAAGCATGGCTCAATCAAGGTCAAAAGGTACTCTGAATGAAATTTAGCTGCAATTCCAACAATTCTGGCTACAAAAGCAGCAAGCATGCTCGTGCTCTCAGCAATTCTCCGACCTTCCAGGGCGCAAAGAGCAAAATCACACTACTGCTGTACGTGGGCCTCGCTCCACCGCCCATGCCCCTGGCCACCCACTCACTGACATGTATCCCCACTCTTCCGGGCCCACATGGTTGGCCGGCTCTCCCACGGCGGTAAGGCGGGAGGGGGGGGGGCACGCGTGAAAAAAGAGAGGTACGAAAAGCCGCGCGCGGGCTCCCGAGGCCGCTTGTTTTTCCTCTCGCGGTctcgccccgccgcccggcaTCCGGTGGACTGGACTCGAGGCGGAGCTGGAAGCCTGGAGCACGACGCGACCCGTCCGGCGATGACGGCGACGTGCGCACCCGCGGGTGGCGCCCCCGCCTCGCGGGCCCCCCGGCCGGAACAAGTGGCCTCGTGGTCGACGCGCACCTCTGCCTCTGCGTAGGAGCTTGTCGAACGCCCAGTCGCCGTCGTGCGTGATGGACAAAATTGGGCGGTGCTCGTGTGAGAGAAGTATCATTGATTGATCTCGTGTGAAACTGTCGGCTGAATTGACATCGTCGGCATACCATAAACCGTCGttagcaaataaataaataaacaaaCAGCTACGGTTACGTGTACGGTCGACTGAATTACATTTGCGTGTCGCAGTTTttctttttgtaaaaaaaaaggGTGCTGGAACCGGATGTGTAAGAGCAGTTTCTTTTGTAAATGCCACAGCACGGGGTGTGCATGCAAGCGAAACATTCCTTCTCACGTGCGTGCTCTCCCTCCGTTTATTGCACATCTGATGGTGCAATACCTGCACCAGCCAGCAACTGGAAGCATGCCTCGGTGCGATGCGATCCGCAACCTGGATCGATCCATCCCAACAACAAAATGACACTCTGTTTAATCTGCTTCAGATCGGATCATCGATCCGGCGCGGACCTTGCGTCGTCGCACATTCGAAAGTAGAGAAATTTTTAATCTCTGCATGTGGACACGTCTTGACACGCACATGAGACGCCGCCACGGCGGCATGGTGATATTTTAGGCGATCGGTATCCAGTCAGATGAAAGACGAGAGAGATCTTTGAGAGAGTGGCTGATTCAGCTGGCTAGGATCTGGCTGGCTTATAAAGAAGGACACGGCTAGTTTACAGATAGGCCGGCCGCACGGCAGCCCTATTTTAGAAAAGCAAATTAGATTAGCTTCCCGTTTTAGCGATCAACCTCGGCAATGTCGACGTATCCTGCCCACCCCAATGGAATCCAGAAAAAGAACTATTTCACGTAGATACGAATGATATAAGCATATGCATGtatataattttaaaataaaaagatCGTAGTTTCAAAACCAAATATCGAAATCAAAATCCAATTACACAGTTACGTTTGTTTCAATAAGagcttcaaaataaaatctcATACCACTATATCTTAAtaatatattttttaatttGCTCTCTTATGTATTCTAATTTGCTTATGATGTTTGCAAAAATTGTTTACGGTTGCTTCACACGGCTGAGTTTATAGTTAAGTGGATATTGGTGTTCATGTTGTGAAGATTGATTGTTTCGTGTGATTAGTGGATGGAGATAAATAATTTTGTGGGGTAGGTGAATGTTTATTGCATGATCAATAATAGGTCACTTTAGCAGATCAATTGAGCACTTTAATTAATTATTTTAGTATTGTTCTAGTATATATAAAGCAATTTATCTGTCTTTGAAACATATTGTCGAAACATATATATAAAGCAAATTTGGCGCGCAGGCCTATGCTGACCTGGCCCGTGCGTGGTATCAACATCCGAGGATCTCTCTCGGATGATGCAAGCCGATCAACGCCAATTCTCCATTATGTTTTGGCCAAGGGCGGGGCGGCTAGTAATGGCTGACCACTAGAAAGAAGGGCTCGGCTCTTTCTTCTCGCGGTGACGGCACCCGGATTTCCAAATGCACAAGGCATCGGATCGCGTGACGGCGCAACAGCTGTTCAAGTTCGTAACGTGTTTGACCTGATGCGGGATGGGATGCTGCGGAAGGGGAACGAACCAACGAACAGGATCGCTGGCCGACCACCAGGGCGCTCGAATCGTTCCTGCTTTCCACAAGCAAGCAGGCCACAGAAGCTTTTCTCGGCACTGGGATTCTCGGGGAGGATCAAGGAACGTTTCACAATGCATTCATGATTTCAATTATCTCTGAAACCATCTAATTGGAGTGATACTACTTCGTACACGTGAACTGATCTGGAGAGGAGAAACTTGCGAACAAAATGATCAGGAAGGAAATGATGCTACGAGCCTAGGATGATCCACTAGTGCGcgcctgcgccggcggcggcagcgaccTCCTTGTGCTCATtatcgtcgccgtcgtcgtcgtcgacccACTCCCAGTAGTGCCGCTTCACGGTGATggcccccgcgccggcgcccccGTCGTCCTCGCCGGTCTCCTCGGTCTCGAACGCCCCGTCCTCGGGCACGCCGTCCACCACCTCCGCGTCCACCGCGTGCAGCACGTACCGGGCGGGGAGCCCCGGGTAGGACGCCGACTCCCGCTCCTCCACGCGCGCCTCCCGCGCGCCCCCGATCCGGACGCGGGCGCGCGCGCCGAGCTCCTCCCGCacggcgcgcgccgccgcggcctcgggGGACTCGCCGGGCCGCATCTTCTCCGACAGCGGCCGCGGGCCGCGGCGCCGGACCGTGCCGTCGGAGAGCAGCTGCCGGGCCTCCAccagccgcgcgccgcgccggtTGCGGATGCGGACGGTCGCCACGTGCACGGCGCGGacgacgcgcggcggcggggcggccgggACGTGGAGCGCGCAGTCGCCGTGGGAGAGCTCCAGGAAGAGGTTGAGCAGGGTCTTGGTCCCCGGCACGGCGCCCCAGGAGGACAGCGCCTGGGGAGGGAGCCGCGGGCGGAGGAACGCCGCGAGGGAGTCCAGCGTCGGGAACGccagcggcgcgcgcggcggcgatggcggccgcATCGCCGCGGGGTCTGGGTGGAGGGGATCGGGTTGCGTTGcctgcgcctcctccgccgc
The genomic region above belongs to Panicum hallii strain FIL2 chromosome 4, PHallii_v3.1, whole genome shotgun sequence and contains:
- the LOC112888712 gene encoding lysophospholipid acyltransferase LPEAT2 codes for the protein MASTSPSPASLSTPLLSGSIAPARAANGHANNHRHHHRDDSDAAASVCDAGGDPFAFLSEDRPPRDRGVSPADPFRNATPAWGGGVYAWARTLLLLPVAALRLALFGLSIAIGYAATWVALRGWADVQDRPREGAGPMPAWRRRLMWITRISARCILFSFGYHWIRKKGRPAPRDLAPIVVSNHVSYIEPIFFFYELFPTIVSSESHDALPFVGTIIRAMQVIYVDRFSPASRKAAVNEIKRKAACNSFPRVLLFPEGTTTNGRFLISFQHGAFIPGYPVQPVVVRYPHVHFDQSWGNISLLKLMFKMFTQFHNFMEVEYLPVVYPPEIKQENALHFAEDTSYAMAHALNVLPTSYSYGDSMIMARAVEAGKANCSNYMVQMAWVKDMYGVNTAEAMELLENFLAMNPDSDGRVKAQEFWAHFGLDCSPLCKKIFHYFNSGITDSITFRQFLVGCAHLRKQPLFQGACETAFEKCRDPETSDISRGQLADVLRLSMLLPSDDGMLRLFKTFDVDGDEKISRDDFLTCLGRFPFLIAFFAAPINGEVYIEIV
- the LOC112889869 gene encoding uncharacterized protein LOC112889869 — protein: MENSPPPAPAAAEEAQATQPDPLHPDPAAMRPPSPPRAPLAFPTLDSLAAFLRPRLPPQALSSWGAVPGTKTLLNLFLELSHGDCALHVPAAPPPRVVRAVHVATVRIRNRRGARLVEARQLLSDGTVRRRGPRPLSEKMRPGESPEAAAARAVREELGARARVRIGGAREARVEERESASYPGLPARYVLHAVDAEVVDGVPEDGAFETEETGEDDGGAGAGAITVKRHYWEWVDDDDGDDNEHKEVAAAAGAGAH